From Arcticibacter tournemirensis, one genomic window encodes:
- a CDS encoding sensor histidine kinase produces MSALFKIRLLLFFLAVGFAVTAVSIHFTFNKNQILELDAKTIETNLHKKEVFVKRFLNNKVNFNSLRTIHNNPQVAAGLIKDFRDKRSIYLHTYYNNQLVFWGANRIAPATDAGLKDGSNRIKTQNGWYEAIKKSSGSFSVVCIIPIKAEYPFQNKYLKNTFAPDLIKENNLEVADLDDIRVYNIKNSDGQFIISVKLKSSVTNSFYSKLELLMFMLAALLITIFVNYLCVLLASKSYIKSAIAIFFSYFLGIKLLSLQFPVLDTYFNISIFDPRHFSGGYFLRSLGDFVLSTVLVSWFLCFVYSYRFKIQLSNKPVSKTAGGIIFVLLGLIIYLIANQQSDVFYNLVTKSNINFDLTNILYLDSYSWVGILLMFIGAFNLYLVLEILLAIGKTLPLTNPHRLRIFIAGLMLIIIMQIVFHDYSLYILLFSTIVFIRGWEFYTNNERYKFLSFLFVVLLFAIIASIKLSSFQFLKEREQRKIIAYKLESADDPNAVLLFFSLEQEIRKDDAITDYFKQPQVDNVALRSKLQKLYFEGYLARYDFEVFTYKNGQQETSKDIASIDLFKNLVLAGSIKVSENFYRINNTFGFQHYFAILPIKDGDLQVGTLIITLKSKTFKDPGSVPEILVDSKMNADKDLDNYSFAFYLNDRLLNQNGTYIYNLVNNDFKGKDKNFVFIEKNGYNHLIYKPNYKKVIVVSLPVTTWIMKLASVSFLFLVMTGLSALIIVIHQIWTILHDDTFRLQQNKWTYLVSRNRILYRTRIQASLVAGIIFTLLIVGLITYISISKQFRQQLEDDVVKKVNQINNGLEKNKMFNQGSLADNEEALHAFADINATDLNLFDVQGKLVFTTQNKIYEYGFLEPRMNAFAYIYMSRYQRSEFLNVEQVGRMEFIAAYKPVRNSRNETIAYLGLPYFSNESDYDQRIGQYLNTLINVYALVLVVIVLFAIFLANQITYPLTLVGKSLSEIKIDGKNEPIEWKSNDEIGSLIKEYNHMIIALEESAKKLARSERESAWREMAKQVAHEIKNPLTPLKLGVQLLEKSWKENDVNFNRKFEKFSKSFIEQIESLSLIASEFSNFAKLPDTPFESINLVDMIEKSMEAFQSVGPDIQFTYPKKEIFVNGSKDHLLRIFNNLIKNAIEAIPESREKIIGINLSLSSGNVIINVSDNGKGIPEELREKIFNPNFTTKSSGTGLGLAFVKQAVENMLGSIHFETEPGRGTTFHIILPLA; encoded by the coding sequence GTGAGTGCTCTGTTTAAAATAAGACTCCTTCTTTTTTTCCTCGCCGTTGGCTTTGCAGTTACAGCAGTCTCCATTCATTTTACATTTAACAAAAACCAAATCCTGGAGCTCGATGCAAAAACCATTGAGACCAATCTTCACAAAAAGGAAGTCTTTGTAAAGCGATTTTTAAACAATAAAGTTAACTTTAATTCGCTCCGAACTATTCACAATAATCCGCAGGTGGCAGCAGGATTAATAAAAGATTTCAGGGATAAACGTTCTATCTATCTTCATACATACTACAACAATCAATTGGTTTTCTGGGGAGCTAATAGAATTGCCCCCGCCACCGACGCCGGCCTCAAAGATGGAAGCAACCGAATCAAAACGCAAAATGGCTGGTATGAAGCAATCAAAAAATCTTCTGGCAGTTTCTCCGTTGTTTGTATTATTCCAATAAAAGCAGAGTATCCTTTCCAAAATAAATATCTTAAGAACACCTTCGCTCCCGACCTGATTAAAGAAAACAACCTCGAAGTAGCCGATCTTGACGATATACGGGTGTACAATATCAAAAATAGCGATGGCCAGTTTATCATATCTGTTAAGCTGAAATCGTCGGTCACCAATAGCTTTTATTCAAAACTCGAGCTATTAATGTTTATGCTGGCCGCGCTGCTGATTACTATTTTTGTAAACTACTTATGCGTTCTTCTTGCCTCGAAAAGTTATATAAAATCAGCTATAGCCATTTTCTTCTCATACTTCCTGGGAATAAAACTTCTTTCGCTGCAGTTTCCTGTTCTTGATACTTACTTTAACATCAGCATCTTTGATCCACGACATTTTTCTGGAGGATATTTTCTAAGGTCGTTAGGCGACTTTGTCTTAAGTACGGTTTTAGTAAGTTGGTTTCTATGCTTTGTTTATAGCTATCGCTTTAAAATTCAGCTCTCAAACAAACCTGTCAGCAAGACAGCAGGGGGAATTATTTTTGTCTTATTGGGTCTTATAATCTATTTGATCGCCAACCAGCAAAGCGACGTTTTCTACAACCTCGTAACTAAATCAAATATAAATTTTGACCTTACAAATATCCTTTACCTCGACAGTTACAGCTGGGTAGGGATTCTTTTGATGTTTATCGGAGCTTTTAATCTTTACCTTGTACTTGAAATACTGCTGGCAATAGGAAAAACTCTTCCATTAACAAATCCACATAGACTGAGGATATTTATCGCCGGGCTTATGTTGATTATAATCATGCAAATAGTATTTCACGATTATAGCCTGTATATTCTTCTTTTCAGTACAATCGTTTTCATTAGAGGATGGGAGTTCTATACCAATAATGAACGTTACAAATTTTTAAGTTTTCTGTTCGTTGTGCTTCTGTTTGCTATAATCGCATCGATAAAACTTTCTTCATTTCAATTTTTAAAAGAGCGGGAACAAAGAAAGATTATCGCTTATAAACTTGAATCGGCAGATGACCCGAACGCAGTGCTTCTGTTCTTCTCGCTCGAGCAGGAAATACGTAAAGACGACGCAATAACAGACTATTTCAAGCAGCCTCAGGTAGACAATGTTGCGCTTCGAAGCAAGCTTCAGAAATTATATTTTGAAGGCTACCTCGCCCGGTATGACTTTGAGGTCTTTACCTATAAAAACGGTCAACAGGAAACCTCAAAAGATATAGCAAGTATTGATCTTTTTAAAAATCTTGTTCTCGCGGGCTCAATAAAAGTGTCGGAGAATTTCTATAGAATCAATAATACTTTCGGGTTCCAGCATTATTTCGCAATTCTTCCGATAAAGGACGGCGACCTCCAGGTCGGAACGCTTATCATTACCTTAAAGTCAAAAACATTTAAGGACCCTGGCTCTGTGCCCGAAATTCTGGTTGACAGCAAGATGAACGCAGATAAAGATCTTGATAATTATTCTTTTGCTTTCTATCTCAACGACCGCCTGCTCAATCAAAATGGGACTTACATTTACAATTTGGTAAACAATGATTTCAAGGGCAAAGACAAAAACTTTGTATTCATTGAAAAAAATGGATATAATCACCTCATTTATAAACCAAACTACAAAAAGGTAATTGTTGTAAGCCTGCCGGTAACGACCTGGATAATGAAGCTGGCGTCTGTATCGTTCCTTTTCCTGGTGATGACAGGCTTGTCGGCATTAATAATTGTCATACATCAAATATGGACTATCTTACATGATGATACGTTCCGTCTCCAACAAAACAAATGGACTTACCTGGTTTCGCGTAACAGAATATTATACCGGACACGAATACAGGCATCGCTGGTAGCCGGGATTATTTTCACACTTCTGATCGTTGGCCTGATCACCTATATAAGCATCAGCAAACAATTCAGACAGCAACTGGAAGACGATGTAGTAAAAAAGGTAAATCAAATCAACAATGGATTAGAGAAAAACAAAATGTTTAATCAAGGATCGCTCGCCGATAACGAAGAGGCCCTTCATGCCTTTGCTGATATTAATGCTACCGATCTGAATCTTTTTGACGTACAGGGAAAACTTGTTTTTACTACCCAAAATAAAATTTACGAATACGGTTTTCTGGAACCCAGGATGAACGCTTTTGCTTATATCTATATGAGCCGATATCAGCGTTCAGAATTCCTTAACGTTGAACAGGTAGGACGGATGGAATTTATTGCCGCATATAAACCTGTAAGAAACAGCCGGAATGAGACTATTGCATACCTTGGGTTACCTTACTTCTCGAATGAAAGCGATTACGATCAGCGGATTGGGCAATATTTGAATACCCTAATTAATGTATATGCTTTGGTATTAGTTGTAATTGTTCTTTTCGCGATTTTCCTGGCAAATCAGATAACCTACCCTCTCACGCTGGTGGGTAAGAGTTTAAGTGAAATAAAAATCGACGGTAAAAATGAACCCATAGAATGGAAAAGTAATGATGAAATAGGAAGCCTGATAAAAGAATATAATCATATGATTATTGCACTTGAGGAGAGTGCTAAGAAGCTGGCACGGTCCGAGAGGGAGTCGGCATGGAGAGAGATGGCTAAACAGGTGGCCCATGAAATAAAAAATCCGCTTACCCCCCTGAAACTTGGCGTTCAATTATTGGAAAAATCATGGAAAGAAAACGATGTAAACTTTAACAGGAAGTTTGAAAAGTTCAGTAAATCGTTCATCGAACAGATCGAGAGCCTGTCGCTGATAGCCTCTGAGTTTTCTAACTTTGCGAAGTTGCCTGATACTCCATTCGAAAGCATCAACCTCGTTGATATGATAGAAAAATCAATGGAAGCGTTCCAATCTGTGGGACCCGACATCCAATTCACTTATCCTAAAAAAGAAATATTTGTGAACGGTAGTAAAGACCATCTTCTAAGGATATTTAATAATCTTATAAAAAACGCTATCGAGGCCATCCCTGAAAGTCGTGAAAAGATTATCGGCATTAACCTGTCCCTCTCTTCAGGAAACGTTATTATAAATGTGAGCGACAACGGCAAAGGCATACCTGAAGAATTGCGTGAAAAGATATTCAATCCTAATTTTACAACTAAGAGCTCAGGAACTGGCCTGGGTCTTGCCTTTGTTAAACAAGCTGTAGAAAATATGCTCGGATCTATTCATTTTGAAACGGAACCCGGCAGAGGCACAACGTTTCATATTATTCTGCCACTTGCTTAA
- a CDS encoding menaquinone biosynthesis family protein — MKLTLGFSPCPNDTFIFDALIHHKIDTEGLEFEVFYDDVETLNHKAFQARLDITKLSFHAFAYAVKDYVLLDAGSALGFGVGPLLISKKDLAASDLQEVRSPSHNPQPATHNPQLRVGIPGKFTTANFLLSLAFPNLTNKTEFVFSDIEDALLRDEIDLGLIIHENRFTYQNKGLKKIIDLGSYWEETTGCAIPLGGIVIKRDLPDDLKHKVNRILRKSVEYAFENPASGIDFIRKHAQAMDEEVMYKHIELYVNKYSVNLGPEGRKAVRLLFDTALSKGIIPQIDESIFL; from the coding sequence ATGAAATTAACGCTTGGATTCTCACCATGTCCCAATGATACCTTCATTTTTGATGCTTTGATCCATCATAAAATTGATACAGAAGGCTTGGAGTTTGAGGTGTTTTACGACGATGTCGAAACGCTTAACCATAAGGCATTTCAGGCTAGGCTGGATATTACAAAACTTAGCTTCCATGCGTTTGCATACGCCGTTAAGGATTATGTCCTTCTCGATGCAGGCAGCGCTTTGGGCTTTGGCGTGGGCCCGCTCTTGATTTCAAAGAAAGATCTCGCTGCTTCCGACCTTCAGGAGGTGCGGTCTCCCTCGCACAACCCGCAGCCCGCAACTCACAACCCACAACTTAGGGTTGGCATTCCCGGAAAGTTCACAACTGCCAACTTCCTCTTAAGCCTCGCATTTCCTAATCTTACAAATAAAACGGAGTTTGTTTTTTCAGACATCGAGGACGCCTTGCTGCGCGACGAAATTGATCTTGGTCTGATCATTCACGAAAACCGGTTTACATATCAGAATAAGGGGTTAAAGAAAATTATAGATCTTGGAAGCTATTGGGAGGAGACAACCGGATGCGCTATTCCCCTTGGAGGGATCGTAATTAAGCGAGATTTGCCCGACGATCTGAAGCATAAGGTAAATCGTATCCTGCGTAAAAGCGTGGAGTATGCATTTGAAAATCCGGCATCGGGAATAGATTTTATCCGGAAGCATGCTCAGGCAATGGATGAGGAAGTGATGTATAAACACATCGAACTTTATGTAAACAAATATTCAGTAAATTTGGGGCCTGAAGGCCGGAAAGCTGTCAGGCTTCTTTTTGATACCGCTTTATCAAAGGGAATAATACCCCAGATAGACGAAAGCATTTTTTTATAA
- a CDS encoding glycoside hydrolase family 10 protein has translation MFLRFWLVMIIFCAVISTALSQVNSDELHPKREFRGVWVATVANIDWPSRPGLSAGKQQEELIQILDAHKKNGINAIILQVRPASDAFYGKGRELWSRFISGRQGQAPTPYYDPLEFAINEAHKRGMELHAWFNPYRASTTLAAADIHSEHITRKHPEWFFSFAGKKLFNPGLPEVREYIIQVVMDVVRNYDIDGVHFDDYFYPYPEKNQVIQDKQTFNTYGKNFDNIADWRRHNVDTLIHDLSDSIHAAKKYVKFGISPFGIWRNRSQDPEGSESSGLDGYGTLYADARKWVQQGWLDYINPQIYFPFYYRAAPYEKLVDWWSNNTFGKHLYIGHAAYRAIERRAGWNDWRQIPDQIRYARKNNRVQGGVFFSSKSVTLNYAGIQDSLRQNFYSHPALPPQMLWLDAVPPQSPLNLQANVTGNRVSLSWEQPLRARDGETAYGYVVYRFHSNESINLQDGSKIINISFENHTGFIDENVRPGTYYYVVTAIDRLKNESQPSNNVMISLPTAN, from the coding sequence ATGTTTTTAAGATTCTGGCTGGTGATGATTATCTTTTGTGCTGTAATTTCCACGGCTTTATCACAAGTCAACTCGGATGAGTTGCATCCAAAAAGAGAATTCAGAGGTGTATGGGTTGCAACCGTTGCTAATATCGACTGGCCATCCAGGCCGGGACTTTCTGCAGGGAAACAGCAGGAGGAACTTATTCAAATTCTTGACGCGCATAAGAAAAATGGTATAAATGCCATAATATTACAGGTACGGCCGGCTTCGGATGCTTTTTATGGAAAAGGCAGGGAACTTTGGAGCAGGTTTATTTCCGGCAGGCAGGGACAGGCGCCCACTCCATATTATGACCCACTGGAGTTTGCAATTAATGAAGCACATAAAAGAGGAATGGAGTTACACGCATGGTTTAATCCATACCGCGCATCTACTACCCTTGCGGCAGCGGACATCCATTCTGAACATATCACCAGGAAGCATCCTGAATGGTTTTTTAGCTTCGCAGGCAAAAAGCTTTTCAACCCCGGGCTGCCGGAAGTAAGGGAATATATTATACAGGTGGTAATGGATGTGGTAAGAAACTATGATATTGACGGAGTTCATTTTGATGATTACTTCTATCCTTATCCGGAAAAGAATCAGGTAATCCAGGATAAGCAAACCTTTAATACCTACGGAAAGAATTTTGACAATATAGCAGATTGGCGGCGTCATAATGTGGATACATTAATACACGACCTTTCCGATAGCATTCACGCGGCAAAAAAATATGTTAAGTTCGGAATAAGCCCCTTTGGTATCTGGCGTAACCGATCTCAAGATCCGGAAGGATCGGAAAGCAGCGGTCTTGACGGATATGGTACATTATATGCCGACGCAAGGAAATGGGTTCAACAAGGATGGCTCGACTATATAAATCCTCAGATCTATTTCCCCTTTTATTACAGAGCTGCACCTTACGAGAAATTAGTAGACTGGTGGAGTAATAATACTTTCGGAAAACACTTATATATCGGACATGCAGCGTATCGCGCCATCGAACGAAGGGCTGGATGGAACGACTGGAGACAAATCCCCGATCAGATCAGATATGCAAGAAAAAACAATAGGGTGCAGGGAGGCGTTTTTTTTAGCTCTAAATCTGTTACTCTAAATTATGCCGGGATACAGGATTCTTTACGTCAAAATTTTTATAGCCATCCGGCACTGCCTCCGCAGATGCTATGGCTTGATGCCGTTCCTCCACAGTCGCCACTTAATCTCCAGGCCAACGTCACGGGAAACAGGGTTTCTTTAAGTTGGGAACAACCTCTTAGAGCTCGTGATGGGGAAACAGCGTATGGATATGTAGTTTACCGTTTCCATTCCAATGAAAGTATCAACTTACAGGATGGATCTAAAATCATTAACATAAGTTTCGAGAACCACACAGGCTTTATAGATGAAAACGTAAGGCCCGGTACGTACTATTATGTTGTGACAGCCATAGACCGGTTAAAAAATGAAAGTCAGCCTTCGAACAACGTTATGATTTCCTTACCAACAGCTAATTAG
- the rfaD gene encoding ADP-glyceromanno-heptose 6-epimerase translates to MIIITGAAGFISSCLVQKLNDEGYYDLILVDDFSDEKQNKNFEGKRFSKLVDRSEFIPWLTANHLHVQFVFHLGARTDTTEFDYALLNELNLEYSKDVWNCCVEFGLPLIYASSAATYGLGENGYEDDESKINLLKPLNPYGESKNEFDKWALQQERKPYFWAGLKFFNVYGPNEYHKGRMASVIFHTYNQIRDTGKMKLFKSHRPDFNDGEQMRDFVFVKDVTEVLYFLMHHRKDAGIYNLGSGKARTFYDLAAATFKATGKEPDISFIPTPEDIRDKYQYFTEAKMDKLHSIGYHKPFHTLEEGVHDYVTNYLIPNKYL, encoded by the coding sequence ATGATTATAATCACCGGAGCTGCAGGATTTATCAGCAGTTGTTTAGTACAGAAACTGAACGATGAAGGCTATTACGATTTAATATTGGTTGATGATTTCTCTGATGAGAAGCAGAACAAAAACTTCGAGGGCAAGCGCTTCTCGAAGCTGGTAGACCGTTCTGAATTTATTCCGTGGTTAACCGCAAATCATTTACATGTACAGTTTGTGTTTCATCTCGGAGCCCGTACAGATACTACCGAGTTTGACTATGCTCTCTTAAATGAGCTGAACCTCGAATACTCTAAAGATGTTTGGAATTGCTGCGTTGAGTTCGGTCTGCCTTTAATTTATGCATCGTCTGCCGCAACTTATGGTCTGGGAGAAAATGGTTATGAGGATGATGAGAGTAAGATCAATCTTCTAAAGCCTCTCAATCCTTATGGTGAGTCAAAGAACGAATTCGATAAATGGGCTTTGCAGCAGGAAAGGAAACCTTATTTCTGGGCCGGACTCAAGTTTTTCAATGTCTACGGACCTAACGAATACCACAAAGGCAGAATGGCGTCTGTTATATTCCATACCTATAATCAGATTAGGGATACAGGTAAAATGAAGTTGTTTAAGTCTCATCGTCCTGACTTTAATGACGGTGAGCAAATGCGCGACTTCGTTTTCGTTAAGGATGTAACTGAAGTTTTATACTTTTTGATGCATCACCGTAAGGATGCCGGTATTTATAATCTGGGTTCGGGAAAAGCACGTACTTTTTACGATCTGGCAGCAGCTACCTTTAAAGCTACGGGGAAAGAGCCGGATATATCCTTCATTCCCACGCCTGAAGATATAAGAGATAAGTATCAGTATTTTACAGAGGCAAAAATGGACAAACTCCATTCTATAGGCTATCATAAACCTTTTCATACATTGGAAGAGGGAGTGCATGACTATGTCACAAACTACCTGATCCCTAATAAGTATTTATAA
- the fabD gene encoding ACP S-malonyltransferase, with protein MKAYIFPGQGSQFPGMGKDLYEDPKSKELFEKANEVLGFRITDIMFDGTEEELKQTNVTQPAIFLHSVILARSLGGYFEPDMVAGHSLGEFSALVAAGALTFEDGLRLVSARANAMQRACEIQPSTMAAILGLDDYTVEEVCQMVSEIVVPANYNCPGQLVISGSIEGVDKACILLTERGAKRALKLNVSGAFHSPLMEAARVELENAIHATEVKPPICPIYQNIDAKPHTDPEIIKQNLIAQLTGPVRWTQTVKRMLEDGATSFTEVGPGNVLQGLVKKVDRSVETISAKA; from the coding sequence ATGAAAGCATATATATTCCCCGGACAAGGATCTCAGTTTCCCGGCATGGGCAAGGATCTGTATGAAGATCCAAAATCGAAAGAATTGTTTGAAAAGGCGAATGAAGTTTTAGGATTCAGGATCACTGATATCATGTTCGACGGTACCGAAGAGGAACTAAAACAAACGAACGTAACGCAGCCTGCAATTTTCTTACATTCTGTTATTCTTGCCCGTTCTCTTGGTGGGTATTTTGAACCCGATATGGTGGCAGGACATTCATTAGGGGAATTTTCTGCTCTGGTCGCAGCAGGCGCCTTAACTTTTGAAGACGGATTAAGACTTGTGTCTGCACGTGCAAACGCCATGCAACGGGCCTGCGAAATTCAGCCTTCAACGATGGCAGCAATTCTGGGTCTTGATGATTATACTGTTGAAGAAGTATGTCAGATGGTAAGCGAGATTGTAGTACCTGCAAATTATAATTGCCCCGGGCAATTGGTTATTTCAGGCAGTATTGAAGGTGTGGATAAAGCATGCATCCTTCTTACTGAAAGAGGTGCTAAACGCGCTTTGAAGCTGAACGTAAGCGGTGCATTTCATTCACCTTTAATGGAAGCTGCACGGGTGGAATTAGAAAACGCAATCCATGCTACTGAAGTCAAACCGCCGATTTGCCCTATCTATCAGAATATTGATGCTAAACCTCATACTGACCCAGAAATCATTAAACAAAACCTGATAGCACAGCTAACCGGGCCTGTGAGATGGACACAAACAGTAAAGAGAATGCTAGAAGACGGCGCGACATCTTTTACGGAAGTTGGTCCGGGAAATGTTCTTCAGGGACTAGTAAAGAAAGTGGATCGCTCAGTAGAAACGATAAGCGCTAAAGCATAG
- the folE gene encoding GTP cyclohydrolase I FolE → MKEKEINHMAEENELDGYVKIDRYNAVKIERIASHYSEILSDLGEDPSRDGLLKTPERVAKALQFLTHGYDLKPHEILKSAMFKEEYSQMVVVKDIEVYSMCEHHLLPFFGKAHVAYIPNGHIVGLSKIPRVVEAYARRLQVQERLTNEIRDCIQETLQPMGVAVVIECKHLCMSMRGIQKQNSVTTTSAFTGAFANERTRAEFLRLITASLD, encoded by the coding sequence ATGAAAGAGAAAGAGATAAATCACATGGCTGAAGAAAACGAGTTGGATGGATACGTTAAAATTGACCGGTATAATGCTGTTAAAATTGAACGAATAGCGTCTCATTACAGTGAAATACTTTCTGATTTGGGAGAAGACCCGTCACGGGACGGCTTATTAAAGACTCCTGAACGTGTGGCTAAGGCTTTACAATTTCTCACACATGGCTACGATCTGAAGCCACATGAAATTTTAAAGAGCGCCATGTTCAAGGAAGAATACAGCCAGATGGTGGTTGTAAAGGATATCGAGGTCTATTCCATGTGTGAGCATCACCTGCTTCCGTTCTTCGGCAAAGCGCACGTTGCTTATATTCCTAACGGCCATATTGTAGGGCTGAGTAAGATCCCCCGTGTTGTTGAAGCGTACGCACGAAGGCTGCAAGTACAGGAAAGGCTCACAAATGAGATAAGAGATTGCATTCAGGAGACGTTGCAACCGATGGGTGTAGCGGTAGTTATTGAATGCAAGCATTTATGTATGTCTATGCGGGGTATCCAGAAGCAAAACTCGGTAACAACTACTTCAGCCTTTACAGGTGCATTTGCAAATGAAAGAACCAGGGCCGAATTTTTGAGACTGATTACAGCGAGTCTCGATTAA
- a CDS encoding 6-pyruvoyl trahydropterin synthase family protein, whose translation MIYITRREQFNAAHKLYREEWSDEKNLEVFGKCSNPNWHGHNYELYVTVKGEINPETGYLIDLKTLKDLIRTCITDKLDHKNVNLDVDFMRGKMASTEVMTVEIFNQLKGPLEQRSVTLYKVKLVETENNFVEYYGEEPAL comes from the coding sequence ATGATATACATTACCCGAAGAGAACAGTTTAACGCAGCCCATAAGCTATACAGAGAAGAATGGAGCGATGAAAAAAACCTTGAGGTTTTTGGAAAGTGCTCTAATCCTAACTGGCATGGACATAATTACGAACTTTATGTAACGGTAAAGGGTGAGATTAATCCGGAGACCGGTTATCTTATCGATCTGAAAACACTAAAGGACCTTATCCGGACTTGTATTACGGATAAACTGGATCACAAAAACGTGAACCTTGATGTCGATTTTATGCGCGGCAAAATGGCTTCTACCGAAGTTATGACGGTGGAGATCTTCAATCAGTTAAAAGGGCCGCTGGAACAACGATCAGTAACTCTTTACAAGGTTAAATTAGTTGAAACGGAGAATAATTTTGTAGAATATTACGGCGAAGAGCCAGCATTATAA
- the mqnB gene encoding futalosine hydrolase: MKLLFVSATLEEIKPLMETFDFGEGENTRNGHDITILVTGVGMVSTAYSLGNILALRSFDMAINAGIAGSFQRYLEIGKVVKVIEDCFSELGAEDDSAFLSIDQMGFGRSCETSIACETLETLTPHLQTVSAITVNKVHGNDESIQSTVERINPGIESMEGAAFFYACRFNELPCLQIRAISNYIERRNRESWNIPLAVASLNYELIALLNKIV; the protein is encoded by the coding sequence ATGAAACTGCTGTTTGTATCTGCTACTTTGGAAGAAATTAAACCCCTTATGGAAACGTTTGATTTCGGAGAAGGAGAGAATACGAGGAACGGTCATGATATTACAATCCTGGTTACGGGGGTGGGGATGGTTAGCACCGCTTATTCCCTGGGAAATATACTTGCGTTGCGTAGCTTCGATATGGCCATTAACGCAGGTATCGCAGGCAGTTTTCAGCGATATTTAGAGATTGGTAAGGTGGTTAAGGTAATTGAAGATTGCTTTTCCGAGCTAGGCGCAGAAGATGACAGTGCTTTCCTGTCCATAGATCAGATGGGGTTTGGCCGGAGTTGTGAAACCTCTATTGCTTGCGAAACATTAGAAACCCTTACCCCGCATCTGCAAACGGTTTCGGCTATTACCGTAAACAAAGTGCATGGCAATGATGAAAGTATTCAAAGCACAGTTGAAAGGATAAATCCCGGGATAGAAAGCATGGAAGGTGCCGCCTTTTTTTACGCCTGTCGGTTTAATGAGCTGCCTTGTCTTCAAATCAGGGCAATATCAAACTATATCGAGCGACGAAACCGGGAGTCGTGGAATATCCCTCTGGCCGTTGCCAGTCTGAATTATGAACTCATTGCCCTCTTAAATAAAATAGTATGA